The Bernardetia litoralis DSM 6794 genome includes a window with the following:
- the apaG gene encoding Co2+/Mg2+ efflux protein ApaG, whose protein sequence is MFGDLFSAITDGILVRVRTEFHQKHSHNGNFVFTYYITITNTSNQTVQLMRRHWHIYDSKGTHQEVEGEGVIGQQPILKSGQSHKYVSGCHLKSDMGKMSGTYLMKRIDDETLFEVKIPDFSLIDPVRFN, encoded by the coding sequence ATGTTTGGAGACCTTTTCAGCGCAATTACAGATGGTATTTTGGTGCGTGTGCGTACCGAATTTCATCAAAAACATTCCCATAATGGAAATTTTGTTTTTACTTATTATATCACAATTACGAATACTAGCAACCAAACAGTTCAACTTATGCGTCGTCATTGGCATATTTATGATTCGAAGGGAACACATCAAGAAGTAGAAGGCGAAGGAGTAATTGGGCAACAACCCATTTTAAAATCTGGGCAATCTCACAAATACGTTTCAGGTTGTCATCTCAAAAGCGATATGGGAAAAATGTCTGGTACTTATCTCATGAAAAGAATAGATGATGAAACTCTTTTTGAAGTCAAAATTCCTGATTTTTCTTTGATTGACCCTGTTAGGTTTAATTAA
- a CDS encoding S41 family peptidase has translation MSESNSGSSSDSSNERLIYTRSTPKENQAKTKSSPSISAAQIKLPIFTAIALGVGLIFGARFFGGNDNSFSSSLVGLTDLQTEESASDQAKKIRQVLSYIEDYYVDTVNLTDITDHGIKEMLSKLDPHTSYIPSKDVEMMNSQLEGDFEGIGVEFVLFEDTIQVIMPIPNSPSSKAGIEAGDRIIKVDKTPVANVKIDNRQIFDLLRGKKNSKVNLTVFRPYQNKELTLTVERGTIPTNTVEVGYMLTQKTGYIKVSRFGMNTFKEFETQLHKLLREGMKDLVLDLRGNPGGYMDQAVKMVDELLAGKEMIVYTDGKKARFDSEEKAHRTGDFEEGAVVVLLDEGSASASEIVAGALQDNDRALIVGRRSFGKGLVQKPINLRDGSELRLTISRYYTPSGRSIQKPYSDTTDYSLEIMERYTNGELYHLDSSKMDTKHIYKTTHGRTVYGSGGIMPDIFVSRDTSYFTPYIDSLFSKNVVRDWTSTYYNLNKEKFKAMKVEDFISNFTIDKNLENKFLSFAKSQKVVFNNAEYQISRAFILNQLKASIGKLNWQNEGYYPIINQEDKEVKTALENLNKAEELKKYYLEKE, from the coding sequence ATGTCAGAAAGTAACTCAGGATCTTCTAGTGATTCTTCCAACGAACGTCTTATTTATACACGTTCGACACCGAAAGAAAATCAAGCAAAAACTAAATCAAGTCCTTCTATTTCTGCTGCTCAAATCAAATTACCGATTTTTACAGCGATTGCTTTAGGTGTCGGTTTGATTTTTGGTGCACGTTTTTTTGGAGGAAATGACAATTCATTTTCTTCTTCACTGGTTGGTTTAACAGATTTACAAACAGAAGAAAGTGCTTCTGACCAAGCCAAAAAAATACGTCAAGTACTTTCTTATATTGAAGATTATTATGTGGATACAGTTAATTTGACGGATATTACAGACCATGGAATCAAAGAAATGTTATCCAAACTTGACCCACATACAAGTTATATTCCTTCAAAAGATGTAGAAATGATGAATTCTCAATTAGAAGGAGATTTTGAAGGAATAGGAGTTGAGTTTGTTCTTTTTGAAGATACTATTCAAGTAATTATGCCGATTCCGAATAGTCCGTCATCAAAAGCAGGAATAGAAGCAGGAGATAGAATTATAAAAGTAGATAAAACGCCAGTTGCAAATGTAAAGATTGACAATAGACAGATTTTTGATTTGTTGCGTGGAAAGAAAAACTCAAAAGTAAATCTGACTGTTTTTCGTCCCTACCAAAATAAAGAATTGACTTTGACAGTAGAGCGTGGCACAATTCCGACAAATACAGTAGAAGTGGGTTATATGCTTACTCAAAAGACAGGTTATATAAAAGTTTCTCGTTTTGGAATGAATACATTTAAGGAATTTGAAACACAGCTTCACAAACTTTTGCGTGAAGGAATGAAAGATTTAGTTTTAGATTTGCGTGGAAACCCAGGAGGATATATGGATCAAGCTGTCAAGATGGTTGATGAGCTTTTGGCTGGAAAAGAAATGATTGTTTATACAGATGGAAAAAAAGCTCGTTTTGATAGTGAAGAAAAAGCACACCGAACAGGAGATTTTGAAGAAGGTGCAGTAGTAGTTTTGTTGGATGAAGGAAGTGCTTCAGCTTCTGAAATTGTGGCTGGTGCATTGCAAGACAATGATAGAGCTTTGATTGTAGGCAGGCGTTCGTTTGGAAAAGGGTTGGTTCAAAAGCCAATTAATTTGCGTGATGGTTCTGAGCTTCGTCTGACTATTTCAAGATATTATACGCCAAGTGGAAGAAGTATTCAAAAACCATACAGCGACACAACAGATTATAGTTTAGAGATTATGGAACGTTACACAAATGGAGAATTATATCATTTGGACAGCTCAAAAATGGATACAAAACACATATACAAAACCACTCATGGAAGAACTGTTTATGGAAGTGGTGGTATAATGCCAGATATTTTTGTTTCTAGAGATACGTCTTATTTTACGCCATACATAGATTCACTTTTTTCAAAAAATGTAGTTAGAGATTGGACAAGTACATATTATAATCTTAATAAAGAGAAGTTTAAAGCAATGAAAGTAGAAGATTTTATTTCTAATTTTACGATTGATAAAAATCTAGAAAATAAATTTTTAAGTTTTGCTAAAAGCCAAAAAGTAGTTTTTAATAATGCAGAATATCAAATTTCAAGAGCTTTTATTTTGAATCAATTAAAAGCAAGCATAGGAAAATTGAATTGGCAAAATGAAGGTTATTATCCGATAATTAATCAAGAAGACAAAGAAGTAAAAACGGCTTTAGAAAATCTTAATAAAGCAGAAGAATTGAAGAAATATTATTTAGAAAAGGAATAA
- the trxA gene encoding thioredoxin, with protein MEVKPSFQEIIQSETPVLVDFYADWCGPCQAMTPVITDFSSEMGELVKVIKINVDTNPAVASTFNVRGIPTFIVFKNGEAVSRQSGMMPVAALRSMVEPHLVK; from the coding sequence ATGGAAGTTAAACCATCATTTCAAGAAATTATTCAATCAGAGACACCTGTTTTAGTAGATTTTTATGCCGATTGGTGTGGTCCTTGTCAAGCAATGACACCTGTAATTACTGATTTTTCTTCCGAAATGGGAGAACTTGTAAAAGTAATTAAAATCAATGTTGATACTAATCCAGCAGTTGCCTCAACCTTCAATGTACGTGGGATTCCTACTTTTATTGTTTTCAAAAATGGTGAGGCAGTTTCTCGTCAGTCGGGTATGATGCCTGTTGCAGCTCTTCGCTCTATGGTAGAGCCTCATTTGGTAAAATAA
- a CDS encoding pentapeptide repeat-containing protein — MSEYIVSKTFENLDFTENELPKGEYEECSFLNCVFTESNLSGITFISCSFEGCDLSNTKLGNTSLQDTKFKNSKLLGLQFSDCNPFLLSLHFEGCLLDFSSFYQLNLKGSTFKNSTLKEVDFTESNLKNIAFHDCEFMGAIFENTNLEGADFRRANDYSINLAKNKIKKAKFSSFGIKGLLDSYDIIIE, encoded by the coding sequence ATGTCAGAATATATTGTATCAAAAACCTTTGAAAATTTAGATTTTACAGAAAATGAATTGCCAAAAGGAGAATATGAAGAGTGTAGTTTTTTAAATTGTGTTTTTACTGAAAGTAATTTATCAGGAATCACTTTTATAAGTTGTAGCTTTGAAGGCTGTGATTTGAGCAATACAAAATTAGGAAATACATCACTTCAAGATACAAAATTTAAAAACTCTAAGCTCTTAGGACTTCAGTTTTCGGATTGTAATCCTTTTTTACTTTCTCTGCATTTTGAAGGGTGTTTGCTTGATTTTTCTTCTTTTTATCAGCTCAATCTAAAAGGTTCTACATTCAAAAATTCTACATTAAAAGAAGTAGATTTTACAGAAAGTAATCTTAAAAATATAGCTTTTCATGATTGTGAATTTATGGGAGCAATTTTTGAAAATACCAATTTAGAAGGCGCAGATTTCCGAAGAGCAAATGATTATTCTATTAATTTAGCCAAAAATAAAATCAAAAAAGCTAAGTTTTCTAGTTTTGGAATAAAAGGACTTTTGGATAGTTATGATATTATTATTGAGTAG
- a CDS encoding outer membrane beta-barrel protein, whose amino-acid sequence MNRNILLIISSLLFFLFVNSVNAQILSAGFLSQGNYSRIRNIENVRRLAYGVGGFLEIKLKDNWRIAPQIFYNQIGGNIGEVRPDVIPLKLHYIENQYSLSYIFEGNYWHYQVTGAVSAAYLWKAKYDTNPSFDLRWATHDFDVGWLAGFGFRYETGGWKWFSAEFRHYWGRNSVFLDRFGFPVRNSVFSLRLAYTFPLKMR is encoded by the coding sequence ATGAATAGAAATATACTTTTAATTATCTCATCATTGCTTTTTTTCTTATTTGTAAATTCTGTAAATGCTCAAATTTTATCAGCAGGTTTTCTTTCACAAGGCAATTATTCAAGAATACGAAATATTGAAAATGTACGTCGTTTGGCGTATGGTGTAGGTGGTTTTTTAGAAATAAAATTAAAAGATAATTGGCGTATTGCACCACAAATTTTTTATAATCAAATTGGAGGAAATATAGGAGAAGTACGACCAGATGTTATTCCTTTAAAATTACATTACATAGAAAATCAATATTCACTTTCTTATATTTTTGAAGGAAATTATTGGCATTATCAAGTAACTGGAGCTGTTTCGGCAGCTTATCTTTGGAAGGCAAAATATGATACTAATCCTAGTTTTGATTTGCGCTGGGCAACTCATGATTTTGATGTGGGTTGGTTGGCTGGCTTTGGTTTTCGATATGAAACTGGGGGATGGAAATGGTTTTCAGCCGAATTTCGTCATTATTGGGGAAGAAACAGTGTCTTTTTAGATAGATTTGGATTTCCTGTTAGAAATTCTGTTTTTTCGCTTCGTTTGGCTTATACTTTTCCTTTAAAAATGAGATAA